The Acidobacteriota bacterium DNA segment AAAGAGGATGAGATCGGCGTCGAGAACGTCTGCCTCCCCGCTGCGCCGACGGCCGCCAAGGCCAAGAACCCCTGCCACTACCTATGGCAAGGTCCGATCTACATCGAGGAAACCGGCAACGTGTTTCCCTGCTGCCACGCCTGGACCGGACAACCGCTTGGCAACATCCGGGAGGAGCCGCTGGATCGGATCTGGAACAACGGACGCATGCAGGCGATGCGGGCCGCCCACCTCCGTGGCAACGCCGGCGCCTTTCCCGAGTGCGGCGGCTGCATGGCGGCCCGGCCGCGCCTGCCGCTCATCGTCGGCAGCTCTCTCGTCGACATGTACAGTGTGCGCAAGATCATCCCGGTGATGGAACGGCTGAACCTGCTGTTCCGCTTCGCCCTGTTCGAAAAACGTACCAAATCGAATTGAAACCGGCCGCACTCCGCCTTCTGGACAGCGGTTGGGGGACGGCGCTCACAACCGGGCCTACGGCGGTGCGCGTCAGGTCGTTGGCTTGCTCGGAAATCCGTTCAACCAGGCGATATCCACGTGGATCAGTCCGCCGCTTCCGGACCGGTGCCGGGCTCCATCGATGCGTCGATATCTGCAATGAGCCGGGGAAACTGCTTCCAACGTTTTTCGAAGATCCTGCGGCAATCCCGGGCTACGCCGTCGAGCCGTTGAATCATGCTGCCCACGAATATCAGCGCCTCCGGCGGGATTCCGCCGACCGACGCCAGCTGCTGGGCCATCTCGCGGAGCTTTGTCTCTGCCACCTGGACGTCCTGGTGCTCGCCCAGGCAGTCCTGATAGTCCACGCATTGGCCGATCGCCGCGGTGAACGCCTCGGCGAACAGGTCATTGAAAAATTCGCATGTGTAGCGCAGCCGTTTGAAATGGATCCGGATGCGGTGCAGCTGGGCCGGCGTCAATTCCGCCGGGCGGCGCTTGAGCCATCGCTGGAGTCTCGCCATCGCCGCCCGGATCAGCGGCGGCGCCGCTTCGATCACGCTGCGGACCGGCTCGGACGGCGGCGGCCCGCTTTCGTCCGCCGCGATTCGCTCCAGCCGGTTCAACATCTGCGCAAACCGGTTGCCTGCCAGCGCTTCGTTCAGTACGGCCAGCGCTTCGTTGCGCGCCGATTGCATGTGCTCCCGAATGGCTGTGGGCACGGCCGGCCGGCCGGCCAGTTCGTCCGTGTAACGGTGAATGTTCCAATGCATGATGTCCAAATCGCGCACCTGGCCCAGCAGCCCGGCGATCCAGGCCAACTCGGCCCGGAGGGCCTCCGCTTCCGTCCGTCCCAGCTCCTCGCCGAACAGCCGCAGGGCAAACCGTGCCCTTCGGGTGGCGACGCGGATATCGTGCACGAATTCCGGATCCAAATCCATCCGGGCCCCTTCGATGTTGGCCTGCATTTTGAACGCCTGCCGAGACAGCAATTTTTGCCCCGCCTGGCGAATCGTATCGTCGGATTTCAGCTTCAATCGGGCAGGCACGGGCGCGCCCGGCAGGTGTGCATCCACCACATCCAGGCCGTACACCAGGAGATCTTGCGGCAGTGGTTTCAGCCGAAACAGATCCCGCAGAAAGCTGCCGATCACTGCGACCTCGCTCTCCTGGCCCTCCGGTACCGACAGGCACACCAACCGTGGGCCCGCGGTCCACTCCCGGGCCATGGGTCGGGCAAATGCCGCCTCGCCGAAACTGAGATGGAACACCTGTCCAGATCGGGCCGTGAGGTGGTGCGTCCGCCGGCGGACACTCAGGCGGAGCACCGGCAGCAGGCGCTGTCCGCGCCATTCCACCGGTGTATCGTCAGGCGGCGGCGGGGCTGCTGGTACCTCGTCGGGCAACGTATCAGCCGCCGGCGTCAGTTCCGCCCGAAACCACCGCCACTGCGCCGGATCCGCGATACCGAGCAGGCGGATCCCCCGCCGGAACAAACTGCCGGAGTGGGTATCGTAGTAGGTGCCTTGCCATACTTCGTCTTCGGCTGCTTCCAAAAAGTACCCCAGAGCCGTCAGGCCGTCCCGGACCCGACGCTGGCTTCCCGTTAAGAAATAACACCGCTCAACGGCTGTCATTCCGTGGCCCGTTCGGCGGGGAGTGATTCACACGCCCCGCAGTTTGATCCCCCTGAGGTATTCACCGCCCCGCGCCCCGGGCACCGCGCGCGCCTCCAGGTCGGCCACCAGATCGGCCACGGCGTATCGGAACCGGACGATGCGGGGCCGCCGGATGGCCGGCCCGACGAAATCCGCCACGGCAAAGGCGCCGCGCGGGTCGCCATCCACAGGCCGTCCCACCGAACCGCAATTGATGATGCGGATGCCGGCGGCCATCTTCGTGAACGGAATATGGGAATGCCCACACACCAGCGCCTGGGCGACCGGATCGAGACCTGCCCGCCGAATGGTTTCAGCGGTCACGCTGGGGAAGAGATACTCCTCATCGGATTGGGGCGTCCCATGGACTACCTGGGTGCGCACGGAGTCGAAATCCAGATGCAGGGTGTCCGGGAGCGCGGCCAGCCATTCCCATTCCGCGTCGCCCAACTGTCGGGCGGTCCAGACCAGGTGGGCAGCGCTTTTTCGCTTCAGCCACCGCTTCTGGCGTTTCGACTTGCCCTGCAGAGACAGAAGCTTGCGTTCCACGTTGCCGCGTATCGCCAGGGCGGACCGCTCCCGCAGCAGCCGGATGACTTCCACGGGGTGCGGGCCGCCGCCGATGACATCACCGGCCACGACGAGACGCTCCGTCCGGAGCAGCCGGGCGCGCTCCAGGGCGGCGCAGAGGGCGGGAAAGTTGGCGTGGATATCCGACAGGAATGCGACGCGCATGCCAGCCCTCCGCTAGACATCTCCCCTGTCGCTCAGGCTGCCGAGCGACTCCGCCAACATGTCGACGATGGTGTGCAGGGCGACCAGATCCTTCAAGCGGCCCTTCTTGGGCTTGAACTTGGTCTGCCGCAGCCGGGTCATGAGGGCGTCCCGCTGTTTGCCCCTGGGCGCCACCGGCTTCTCGCCCGTGGCGGGATCGCCCTCCAGCAACCGGATCATCTCGGCAATCCGCCCGCTGTGCTTGATTTCGAATTGGGCCGCGGATTCCTTCAGGACGGACCGCAGCGCCTTCAGCTCCAGGATGAGCGCCTCGGCCGACTGGCGGCGGGAGGGGTTGGCCTTCGCCGGTCGGCACGGTTTCAGTTCGGCCGCCGCTGTTTCCTTCGAAGCGTTCGGTTTTCGGTGTGCCTTGGATCTCATGGGTGGTTCTCGCTCCTGCTCAGAGTTTCGCCAACGCCTGTTGCAACACGGCGTCGATCCGCTTGCGAAGGTCGTTCTGGGTGGTACGGACTGAGCGGTTGGCGTTGATGGTCTCAAATCTGAAGCGCTGCTCCAACCGGCGGAATTCCTCACGAATGCGCCTTTGATACCAGACGAAACTCTCGAACCAGTCCCGGGAGTGCCCGATGTCCATGCCCGATTCCCAGTAGTCGAGACACCCGTGGGACCGCAGCGTTCGTTCCACCAGGTTGCGGGGCGAAACCGCAAGATAATAGACCGCGTCGGGCACCAGCGCCCGGGAATACAACATCTCCGTCCAATCGGGATTCGCACCACGCACCACGTCCCGAGCGATGAGGGTGAAAATGTACCGGTCGGCCAAAACGATGGAACCGGCTCGCAACGCCGGCACGATGCTGTTCTCCAACTGGTCGTAAAAATCGGTGGCGTAGAACAGCGACATTGTCCGCGGGCTGAGCACATTGCCCATCATGGCGTTCTCCAGTTCGGCCGACACCAGCGCCGACCGCTTCAAGCCCACCTGGGACACGGCGAAGCCTTTCTGCTCCAGCCACTCAGAAAGCAGGCGGGTGTGGGTGCTCCGGCCCGACGAATCGGGCCCTTCCACCACGACAAGCAGCCCACCCAGCTTGGACGGTTCCACACCCGGCGGCGGCGCCACGTAGCACTTTTTCTGCGGCATGGTCACACCTTCCCCCTGAATCTGGCCAGGTCGATTCGATCGGCAACGATCCCGCGCACGATCTTCTGCTGGTTGTGGATGGGCCGAGTGGCGTCGACCACGGTGAAGCCGAACTCGTCGGCCATGAGGTCATACTGCGCCATGACCCGGCTCTGGAAGATCCGAAAGCTGTCGTAGATATCCGGCGACAATCCCAGGTCCATTCCGGCCTCGAAGTACTTCA contains these protein-coding regions:
- a CDS encoding CHAD domain-containing protein → MEAAEDEVWQGTYYDTHSGSLFRRGIRLLGIADPAQWRWFRAELTPAADTLPDEVPAAPPPPDDTPVEWRGQRLLPVLRLSVRRRTHHLTARSGQVFHLSFGEAAFARPMAREWTAGPRLVCLSVPEGQESEVAVIGSFLRDLFRLKPLPQDLLVYGLDVVDAHLPGAPVPARLKLKSDDTIRQAGQKLLSRQAFKMQANIEGARMDLDPEFVHDIRVATRRARFALRLFGEELGRTEAEALRAELAWIAGLLGQVRDLDIMHWNIHRYTDELAGRPAVPTAIREHMQSARNEALAVLNEALAGNRFAQMLNRLERIAADESGPPPSEPVRSVIEAAPPLIRAAMARLQRWLKRRPAELTPAQLHRIRIHFKRLRYTCEFFNDLFAEAFTAAIGQCVDYQDCLGEHQDVQVAETKLREMAQQLASVGGIPPEALIFVGSMIQRLDGVARDCRRIFEKRWKQFPRLIADIDASMEPGTGPEAAD
- a CDS encoding metallophosphoesterase family protein; translated protein: MRVAFLSDIHANFPALCAALERARLLRTERLVVAGDVIGGGPHPVEVIRLLRERSALAIRGNVERKLLSLQGKSKRQKRWLKRKSAAHLVWTARQLGDAEWEWLAALPDTLHLDFDSVRTQVVHGTPQSDEEYLFPSVTAETIRRAGLDPVAQALVCGHSHIPFTKMAAGIRIINCGSVGRPVDGDPRGAFAVADFVGPAIRRPRIVRFRYAVADLVADLEARAVPGARGGEYLRGIKLRGV
- a CDS encoding thymidylate kinase gives rise to the protein MPQKKCYVAPPPGVEPSKLGGLLVVVEGPDSSGRSTHTRLLSEWLEQKGFAVSQVGLKRSALVSAELENAMMGNVLSPRTMSLFYATDFYDQLENSIVPALRAGSIVLADRYIFTLIARDVVRGANPDWTEMLYSRALVPDAVYYLAVSPRNLVERTLRSHGCLDYWESGMDIGHSRDWFESFVWYQRRIREEFRRLEQRFRFETINANRSVRTTQNDLRKRIDAVLQQALAKL